One region of Halomicrobium sp. LC1Hm genomic DNA includes:
- a CDS encoding MBL fold metallo-hydrolase, giving the protein MFRRVSLSTPFQVGPVNSYLAGRTIVDPGPDSEEAWSELLTALEARSLAPDDIEQVLITHPHPDHFGLAHRFGERGARIVASDAATPILEDFAGRLDHEQSYFVDFFERCGMAAETAETVTQLPEAFLNYASSVTVDRSVAAGDQITVDDSLVTVDDLVGHSVGEVLFAFEADGERRAIVGDNVLADITPNPFLQPPADDDEPRPRVLPRYNDSLDRLATAGYDRFLPGHRRDIEEPSARIEAIRAEHEDRTDDVEALLDSPTTPVNVMEELFGDLPVTEQFSGMSEAVGHLDVLEERERVEREESGGVLLYERA; this is encoded by the coding sequence ATGTTTCGCCGTGTGTCACTCTCGACGCCGTTTCAGGTCGGCCCAGTCAACAGCTACCTCGCCGGTCGGACGATCGTCGATCCCGGCCCCGACAGCGAGGAAGCGTGGTCGGAGCTGCTGACGGCGCTGGAGGCGCGGTCGCTCGCGCCCGACGATATCGAGCAGGTGCTGATCACGCACCCCCACCCGGACCACTTCGGGCTGGCCCACCGCTTTGGGGAACGGGGTGCCCGGATCGTCGCCAGCGACGCCGCGACGCCGATCCTCGAAGACTTCGCGGGACGACTCGATCACGAGCAGTCGTACTTCGTGGACTTCTTCGAGCGCTGTGGCATGGCGGCCGAGACGGCCGAGACCGTCACACAGCTGCCCGAGGCGTTCCTCAACTACGCGTCCAGCGTCACGGTCGATCGGTCGGTCGCTGCCGGCGACCAGATCACCGTCGACGACAGCCTCGTCACGGTCGACGATCTCGTCGGCCACTCCGTCGGCGAGGTCCTCTTCGCGTTCGAGGCCGACGGCGAACGCCGCGCGATCGTCGGCGACAACGTCCTCGCCGACATCACACCGAACCCCTTCCTCCAGCCGCCGGCCGACGACGACGAGCCGCGGCCGCGGGTGCTGCCGCGATACAACGACTCGCTCGATCGGCTCGCGACGGCGGGGTACGATCGGTTCCTGCCGGGCCACAGAAGAGACATCGAGGAGCCAAGCGCGCGCATCGAGGCCATCAGAGCCGAACACGAGGACCGCACCGACGACGTCGAGGCACTACTGGACAGTCCCACGACGCCGGTCAACGTGATGGAGGAGTTGTTCGGTGATCTCCCCGTGACCGAGCAGTTCTCGGGCATGAGCGAGGCCGTCGGCCACCTGGACGTGCTGGAAGAACGAGAGCGCGTCGAGCGAGAAGAGAGCGGCGGCGTCCTCCTCTACGAACGCGCTTAG
- a CDS encoding sulfite exporter TauE/SafE family protein: MALALTPTTVAVFVGVVLIAGAVNGLAGFGFALVGTMALATVVEPTTAVVFMIVPILAANASLVRELSVEDVRSCGRRFGPLLAAALIGTVVGLAVVDRLPAAPLRVGLGVVTLGFVATAQRAVPIPWFDRLKAGCFVETPLAMVAIGGVSGVLFGGTNVGVQLIAYLRSRDLSHELFVGVAAMIFLGLNAVRVGAAGALGLYPDLTTVALSVAAAVPAVAGVAVGRRLRVRIPEQARRRFVLGLLAVVGVRLVLGGLGIA, translated from the coding sequence GTGGCGCTCGCACTGACACCCACGACGGTCGCGGTGTTCGTCGGCGTCGTCCTGATCGCCGGAGCGGTCAACGGCCTCGCCGGCTTCGGGTTCGCACTCGTCGGGACGATGGCACTGGCGACCGTGGTCGAACCGACGACGGCGGTCGTGTTCATGATCGTGCCGATTCTGGCGGCCAACGCCTCGCTCGTTCGGGAACTGTCGGTCGAGGACGTACGCAGTTGTGGTCGCCGGTTCGGTCCGCTGCTGGCCGCGGCCCTGATCGGCACCGTCGTCGGGCTGGCCGTGGTCGACCGACTCCCCGCGGCCCCTCTCAGAGTCGGGCTCGGTGTGGTGACGCTCGGCTTCGTCGCGACGGCACAGCGAGCGGTGCCGATTCCGTGGTTCGACCGGCTGAAAGCGGGCTGTTTCGTCGAGACGCCACTGGCGATGGTCGCCATCGGCGGCGTCTCCGGCGTCCTCTTTGGCGGGACCAACGTCGGCGTCCAGCTGATCGCCTATCTGCGGAGTCGCGATCTCTCACACGAGCTGTTTGTCGGCGTCGCCGCGATGATCTTCCTGGGTCTGAACGCGGTACGGGTCGGCGCTGCCGGGGCGCTCGGACTGTATCCCGATCTCACGACGGTGGCCCTCTCCGTCGCGGCCGCAGTGCCAGCGGTTGCAGGCGTCGCCGTCGGCCGGCGGCTTCGAGTGCGGATTCCAGAGCAGGCCCGCCGTCGCTTCGTCCTCGGGCTGCTGGCCGTCGTCGGCGTCCGGCTCGTGCTCGGCGGGCTCGGGATCGCCTGA
- a CDS encoding thiamine ABC transporter substrate binding subunit: MRRRNFLTRTGAGLAGLTALSGCTGDGGDGTESASTESATDTEATESATEAGTTTGSVEELSGTLSVATYSSFVGDGAAGNWLKSEFESEHPEVTVEFETPENGLNQYIQRKSEGAPIDADLFVGLNTGELVRADEQLDETLFATASDRIDGADTVRSELQFDPDGRVVPYDTGYISLVYDEGEVDAPGTFDALLEPAYEDALIAQNAQQSDPGRAFLLWTIYNKDPDGYLDYWVGLVDNGVTILSDWEQAYNAYSDEEAPMVVSYSTDQVFYHGEGVDMSRHQVGFLNDQGYANPEGMAQFVDSDDAELAQAFASFALTAPAQREIATRNVQFPAVEGVDPGGDFGEYALEPPEPVTFTYDELSGNVSGWIDEWARQIASN; the protein is encoded by the coding sequence ATGAGACGACGGAACTTCCTCACGCGAACCGGAGCCGGCCTCGCAGGCCTGACTGCGCTGTCGGGCTGTACCGGCGACGGCGGCGACGGGACCGAGTCGGCGAGTACCGAGAGCGCGACCGACACCGAGGCCACGGAGAGCGCGACCGAGGCGGGAACGACGACCGGGTCCGTCGAAGAACTGAGCGGGACGCTGTCGGTCGCGACCTACTCGTCGTTCGTCGGCGACGGCGCGGCCGGCAACTGGCTCAAATCCGAATTCGAGTCCGAGCACCCGGAGGTGACCGTCGAGTTCGAGACGCCCGAGAACGGGCTCAACCAGTACATCCAGCGCAAGTCCGAGGGCGCGCCGATCGACGCCGACCTGTTCGTTGGGCTCAACACGGGGGAACTCGTCCGGGCCGACGAGCAACTCGACGAGACGCTGTTCGCGACCGCCAGTGACCGCATCGACGGCGCGGACACGGTCAGGTCGGAACTGCAGTTCGATCCCGACGGTCGCGTCGTTCCCTACGACACCGGGTACATCAGCCTCGTCTACGACGAGGGCGAGGTCGACGCGCCGGGCACCTTCGACGCCCTGCTCGAACCCGCCTACGAGGACGCGCTGATCGCCCAGAACGCCCAGCAGTCCGACCCCGGTCGCGCGTTCTTGCTGTGGACGATCTACAACAAGGACCCTGACGGCTATCTGGACTACTGGGTGGGGCTGGTCGACAACGGCGTCACGATCCTCTCGGACTGGGAGCAGGCGTACAACGCGTACTCGGACGAGGAGGCCCCGATGGTCGTCTCGTACTCGACCGATCAGGTGTTCTACCACGGCGAGGGCGTCGACATGTCGCGCCACCAGGTCGGTTTCCTGAACGATCAGGGCTACGCCAACCCCGAGGGGATGGCCCAGTTCGTCGACAGCGACGACGCCGAACTGGCCCAGGCGTTCGCCTCCTTCGCACTGACAGCGCCGGCCCAGCGCGAGATCGCCACGCGAAACGTCCAGTTCCCGGCCGTCGAGGGCGTCGACCCCGGCGGCGACTTCGGCGAGTACGCGCTGGAGCCCCCCGAGCCTGTCACCTTCACCTACGACGAGCTGTCGGGCAACGTGAGCGGCTGGATCGACGAGTGGGCCCGACAGATCGCGAGCAACTAG
- a CDS encoding iron ABC transporter permease, producing MDARVDRLALPVGVIATLATLLVVFYYPVGSVLVGAVRVGGQLSLEPLGAVLGDPFYADRFGFTAYQALLSTVASVLVGLPGAYLLARFEFPGRRFLRSVTILPFVLPSIMVAVGFLAMFGRTGLFNDLLAVVGLGPVELTFTLEIIVLAHAFYNAPLVTRLVTAAWESVDARRVETARTLGASPLVAFRDVVVPQLLPALLTAAVLTFLFTFMSFPIVLALGGLEFATVEVWLFARVQNLALTEAATLGAIETALSLGLIYVYLRFEAMQLGAGGGSRSIDREPLLAGWRSLVDPRRLALLSYGGVVLVLFVGPLASLVVESVTTPEGQFTTDYYAFLLAQQASAATGTVQPVPAITNSLLFAAGALVLALPMGVVVSVVAARETRGSRIAEALLTAPLAVSGIVLGLGMLRTLVFGTELFGHRLTVTGPVAIVAAHAVAGYPFVTRTVTPALSAIDDRLVDAARSLGASRTTALLDVELPLIAAALVAGAAFAVAISIGEFDTTVLLAEGVDSATMPVALERYTGNRSLGPNLGPATAMGTVLLAVTTVSFVVIDRVGGRWER from the coding sequence ATGGACGCCCGGGTCGACAGACTCGCGCTGCCGGTGGGGGTCATCGCGACACTGGCGACGCTGCTGGTCGTGTTCTACTACCCCGTCGGGAGCGTCCTCGTCGGCGCGGTCCGTGTCGGCGGGCAGCTCTCGCTTGAACCGCTGGGGGCGGTCCTCGGCGACCCGTTCTACGCGGATCGGTTCGGCTTTACGGCGTATCAGGCGCTGCTGTCGACGGTCGCCAGCGTCCTCGTCGGACTGCCGGGCGCGTATCTGCTGGCTCGCTTCGAGTTTCCCGGCCGGCGCTTCCTGCGCTCGGTGACGATTCTCCCCTTCGTCCTGCCGTCGATCATGGTCGCGGTGGGCTTTCTGGCGATGTTCGGCCGCACCGGGCTGTTCAACGACCTGCTCGCCGTCGTCGGGCTCGGCCCCGTCGAACTCACCTTCACGCTGGAGATCATCGTGCTGGCCCACGCCTTCTACAACGCGCCGCTGGTGACGCGACTGGTGACGGCCGCCTGGGAGTCGGTCGACGCGCGACGCGTCGAGACTGCCCGGACGCTGGGTGCGTCACCGCTCGTGGCGTTTCGCGACGTGGTCGTCCCGCAGTTGCTCCCGGCGCTGCTGACCGCCGCGGTGCTCACCTTCCTCTTTACGTTCATGTCGTTCCCGATCGTGCTGGCGCTGGGCGGGCTCGAATTCGCGACCGTCGAGGTGTGGCTGTTTGCCCGCGTTCAGAACCTCGCGCTGACCGAGGCGGCGACGCTCGGCGCTATCGAGACGGCGCTGTCGCTGGGACTGATCTACGTCTACCTCCGGTTCGAGGCGATGCAACTCGGTGCCGGCGGGGGATCTCGTTCGATCGATCGAGAGCCGCTGTTGGCCGGCTGGCGGTCGCTGGTCGATCCGCGCCGGCTCGCGCTCCTGTCGTACGGCGGCGTCGTGCTGGTCCTGTTCGTCGGGCCGCTGGCGAGTCTGGTCGTCGAGAGCGTCACGACGCCCGAGGGACAGTTCACGACCGACTACTACGCCTTCCTGCTGGCCCAGCAGGCCTCGGCCGCGACCGGGACGGTCCAGCCCGTGCCGGCGATCACGAACTCGCTGCTCTTTGCGGCCGGCGCGCTCGTGCTCGCGCTCCCGATGGGCGTCGTCGTCTCGGTGGTCGCCGCCCGCGAGACGCGCGGCTCGCGGATCGCCGAGGCGCTGCTGACGGCACCGCTCGCGGTCAGCGGGATCGTCCTCGGTCTGGGGATGCTCCGGACGCTCGTGTTCGGGACGGAGCTGTTCGGCCACCGGCTGACGGTCACCGGCCCGGTCGCGATCGTCGCCGCCCACGCGGTCGCGGGCTACCCCTTCGTCACCCGGACGGTGACGCCGGCACTGAGTGCCATCGACGACCGACTCGTCGACGCTGCCCGCTCGCTGGGTGCGAGCCGGACGACGGCCCTCCTCGACGTGGAACTGCCGCTGATCGCCGCCGCGCTCGTGGCCGGGGCGGCCTTCGCCGTCGCCATCAGCATCGGCGAGTTCGACACGACGGTGTTGCTCGCCGAGGGCGTCGACAGCGCGACGATGCCGGTGGCGCTGGAACGATACACCGGGAACCGCTCGCTGGGGCCGAACCTCGGACCGGCGACGGCGATGGGGACGGTGTTGCTCGCGGTGACGACCGTCAGCTTCGTGGTGATCGACCGCGTGGGCGGGCGGTGGGAACGATGA
- a CDS encoding ABC transporter ATP-binding protein, producing MTTPGVEIEGLTVGYDDVTALDDVSLSVTDGEFFTLVGPSGCGKTTTLRSIAGLESLDRGIVSIGGRDVTGEPPEDRETGIVFQNYALFPHMSVRENVAYGLQFRDSPARDDDERVTELLELVEVADLADRDPDQLSGGQQQRVALARALAPEPAVLLLDEPLSALDAQLRQRLRVQLKRIQSELGITTVYVTHDQAEALAISDRVAVLREGRVEQVATPETVYREPATRFVAEFVGDNNVFDGVVTPDGTRATVGDAAIALPAGSDCDRGESVVVAVRPEAIAVGRDSADTPATERTVSLRATVETVEFLGDAYRVHCEWQGRTLVVKTDADEPPAGDVALRVDPADVRVL from the coding sequence ATGACGACACCGGGCGTCGAAATCGAGGGACTGACTGTCGGCTACGACGACGTGACCGCGCTGGACGACGTGTCGCTGTCGGTCACAGACGGCGAGTTCTTCACTCTCGTCGGTCCCTCGGGCTGTGGGAAGACGACGACGCTGCGCTCGATTGCCGGCCTGGAGTCGCTCGATCGCGGGATCGTCTCGATCGGCGGCCGGGACGTGACCGGCGAGCCGCCCGAGGACCGCGAGACGGGGATCGTCTTCCAGAACTACGCGCTCTTTCCCCACATGAGCGTCCGCGAGAACGTCGCCTACGGGCTCCAGTTTCGCGACAGTCCCGCGCGCGACGACGACGAGCGCGTGACGGAACTGCTGGAACTCGTCGAGGTCGCCGACCTCGCCGACCGCGACCCCGACCAGCTGTCCGGTGGCCAGCAACAGCGGGTCGCGCTGGCGCGTGCGCTCGCACCCGAGCCGGCGGTGCTCTTGCTGGACGAACCCCTCTCGGCGCTGGACGCACAGCTGCGCCAGCGCCTGCGCGTCCAGCTCAAACGGATCCAGTCGGAGCTGGGGATCACCACCGTCTACGTCACCCACGACCAGGCCGAGGCGCTGGCGATCAGCGACCGCGTGGCGGTGCTGCGCGAGGGCCGCGTCGAGCAGGTCGCGACGCCGGAGACGGTGTACCGCGAGCCGGCGACGCGGTTCGTCGCGGAGTTCGTCGGCGACAACAACGTCTTCGACGGCGTCGTCACGCCGGACGGGACGCGGGCAACTGTCGGCGACGCTGCCATCGCGCTCCCGGCTGGCAGTGACTGCGACCGCGGCGAGTCCGTCGTCGTCGCCGTTCGGCCCGAAGCGATCGCCGTCGGCCGGGACAGTGCGGACACGCCGGCCACGGAGCGGACGGTGTCCCTGCGGGCGACGGTCGAGACGGTGGAGTTCCTCGGTGACGCCTACCGAGTCCACTGCGAGTGGCAGGGCCGGACGCTCGTCGTCAAGACCGACGCCGACGAACCGCCCGCGGGCGACGTGGCGCTCCGCGTCGACCCGGCGGACGTGCGCGTCCTCTGA
- a CDS encoding AIR synthase family protein, whose amino-acid sequence MTDLGKIDASFFDETIYPNLGASRADVTVGPRHGVDFGVLDVGGQAVVIATDPVSLLPELGLERAGRFALEIVLTDVAVSGVPPTHLAMSLTLPPSWSDDDLATVWRAISDHAERLGVSIVSGHTARYPGIDSSWVGGATVLGVGDHDDVVRPDGATPGDQLVVTTGPAAEVTGLLSTLFPERLGVDAETVAIAQERVDDIAAVADARTAFAAGGVTAMHDATEGGVVGGLTEMATGAGVRFTVDSDRMPVQPGVERVCDALDVDPWLVTSAGTLLLTVEPEATDDVVEALRDRGTPAATVGEVVAGEGVVRDGERVHPPDGDPSWDAFDRLSGA is encoded by the coding sequence ATGACAGATCTGGGCAAGATCGACGCCTCGTTCTTCGACGAGACGATCTATCCGAACCTCGGCGCGTCGCGGGCCGACGTGACCGTCGGGCCGCGCCACGGCGTCGACTTCGGGGTCCTTGACGTGGGTGGGCAGGCGGTCGTGATCGCGACCGATCCGGTCTCGCTGTTGCCGGAACTCGGGCTCGAACGCGCCGGCCGCTTCGCCCTGGAGATCGTCCTGACCGACGTGGCCGTCTCCGGTGTCCCGCCGACCCACCTGGCGATGAGTCTCACGCTCCCGCCGTCCTGGAGCGACGACGACCTCGCGACAGTGTGGCGGGCGATCAGCGACCACGCCGAGCGCCTGGGCGTGAGCATCGTCTCGGGCCACACCGCGCGCTACCCCGGCATCGACAGCTCGTGGGTCGGGGGTGCGACGGTGCTTGGCGTCGGCGACCACGACGACGTCGTCCGGCCCGACGGTGCGACGCCCGGCGACCAGCTCGTCGTGACGACCGGCCCGGCGGCCGAGGTGACGGGCCTGCTCTCGACGCTGTTTCCCGAGCGGCTGGGCGTCGACGCCGAAACCGTCGCGATCGCACAGGAGCGCGTCGACGACATCGCGGCCGTGGCCGACGCGCGGACGGCCTTCGCCGCCGGTGGTGTCACGGCGATGCACGACGCTACCGAGGGGGGCGTCGTCGGTGGGCTGACCGAGATGGCGACCGGAGCGGGCGTCCGCTTTACCGTCGACAGCGATCGGATGCCGGTCCAGCCCGGCGTCGAGCGGGTGTGTGACGCCCTCGACGTGGATCCGTGGCTGGTGACGAGCGCGGGCACGCTGCTGCTGACCGTCGAGCCGGAGGCCACAGACGACGTGGTCGAGGCGTTGCGTGACCGCGGGACGCCGGCGGCGACCGTCGGCGAAGTCGTCGCCGGTGAGGGGGTCGTCCGGGACGGGGAGCGCGTCCACCCGCCCGACGGCGATCCCTCGTGGGACGCGTTCGACCGACTGAGCGGGGCCTGA
- a CDS encoding glycoside hydrolase family 68 protein, with protein sequence MSKDSAGTAVPGHGARSGWSREQASRIERTDDTTAPIFYPPATDQAPDVHVWDTWLLRERDGTVATVDGYRVAFSLTAPADLLPGKRHDVATVRYFYSADGRTWQPGGVVFEEPLGQRTWAGSGLYDDGDIYLFYTAAGERGADELTYTQRIVGASGGTPRTDGDFAIEGPWTHHELLRPDGDRYERQAQSRGMTYTFRDPWFFEDPATGETYLLFEANTPVPEGSDACGGDAAHQEFNGSVGLAHSPTGDPLSWELCDPLLDSVCVNQELERPHVVRRDGRYYLFVSSHDHTFAPGLDGYDALYGFVADSLRGDYVPLNDSGLVVTNPANAPFQAYSWMAVPHREEVLVQSFFNYYDFDADSMDRVADLPESVQMRRFGGTLAPTLRLRVEGTHTEILGTLDHWQIPLPDEDLPPTDREYFAGESDDGGSYRR encoded by the coding sequence ATGAGCAAGGACAGTGCTGGGACCGCCGTTCCGGGCCACGGCGCGCGCTCGGGCTGGTCGCGCGAACAGGCGAGTCGTATCGAGCGAACCGACGACACGACGGCACCGATCTTCTACCCGCCCGCGACCGATCAGGCACCCGACGTTCACGTCTGGGACACCTGGCTGTTGCGCGAGCGCGACGGCACGGTCGCCACCGTCGACGGCTACCGGGTCGCGTTCTCGCTGACTGCGCCGGCCGACCTGTTGCCGGGCAAGCGCCACGACGTGGCGACGGTCCGGTACTTCTACTCGGCCGACGGCCGGACGTGGCAGCCCGGCGGCGTCGTCTTCGAGGAGCCGCTGGGCCAGCGCACCTGGGCCGGCTCCGGGCTGTACGACGACGGCGACATCTACCTCTTCTACACCGCGGCCGGGGAGCGCGGGGCCGACGAACTCACCTACACCCAGCGCATCGTCGGCGCGTCCGGGGGAACGCCCCGGACCGACGGCGACTTTGCCATCGAGGGACCCTGGACCCACCACGAACTGCTCCGCCCGGACGGCGACCGCTACGAGCGCCAGGCCCAGTCTCGCGGGATGACCTACACCTTCCGAGATCCGTGGTTCTTCGAGGATCCCGCGACCGGCGAGACGTACCTCCTGTTCGAGGCCAACACGCCGGTGCCCGAGGGCAGCGACGCCTGCGGCGGCGACGCCGCCCACCAGGAGTTCAACGGCAGCGTCGGCCTCGCCCACTCGCCGACGGGCGACCCGCTCTCCTGGGAGCTGTGTGACCCGCTCCTCGATTCGGTCTGTGTCAACCAGGAACTCGAACGTCCCCACGTCGTCCGCCGGGACGGCCGCTACTACCTCTTCGTCTCCAGTCACGACCACACCTTCGCGCCGGGGCTCGACGGCTACGACGCGCTGTATGGCTTCGTCGCCGACTCGCTGCGTGGCGACTACGTCCCGCTCAACGACTCCGGACTCGTCGTGACCAACCCCGCGAACGCCCCCTTCCAGGCGTACTCGTGGATGGCCGTTCCCCACCGCGAGGAAGTGCTCGTCCAGAGCTTCTTCAACTACTACGACTTCGACGCCGACTCGATGGATCGGGTCGCAGACCTGCCCGAGTCCGTGCAGATGCGACGCTTCGGCGGGACGCTCGCGCCGACGCTGCGCCTCCGGGTCGAAGGGACTCACACGGAGATCCTCGGGACGCTCGATCACTGGCAGATCCCGCTGCCCGACGAGGACCTGCCGCCGACGGACCGCGAGTACTTCGCGGGCGAGAGCGACGACGGCGGATCGTACCGCCGCTAG
- a CDS encoding GH32 C-terminal domain-containing protein, translating into MTDTAVRVASLHDGGRSVEQIAADEWAERAGLDLTPVAVSDLVDGDRSLAAFDTCWWHADEPPELGSAADLGGVLRAFVRSGGGLVLSLAALTAVSDLGIDPVAPDAVGPDPDGGPTGPLIKAAYDDHPLFESLATRRPLTRGGTDATLARYDSILPERGEVLASTVSGDHDVPDLVTVVGWSLGDGSVVGLGDGLVFAAEGGDHDQRDRLARAVLTNAADSAIPERPRTGDEIAALRDRFEDDPHRPQFHLSTPANWLNDPNGVVQWNGRYHVFYQYNPGGPYHDTIHWGHAVSDDLLHWEDEPVALTPSPDGPDRDGCWSGCAVDDDGTATLVYTGGRGRDQLPCLATTDDPSLRRWEKVTDNPIIEAPPTEPDLLSTEEWNGEFRDHCVWQDGGTWYQLIGAGLADGGGVVLLYESPDLREWEYCGPILSGDRDTPQETVWECPELLDLGEKQLLHVSNYEDVIYFLGRFDGTTFELERRGTLDHGDYYAPQSLRADDGRLLTWGWVPEARDVSAQWDAGWSGTMSLPRELSLGDDGRLRQRPARELTRLRGDRESRESVTLDDGESIRLDTDGRAFELATRLSLVDADAVEVTLLGTAAENERTTLRYTRDDVLEVDRSRASTDPRATSDSQHVPVTPYDEPLDLRVFVDGSVVELFANERHCLTSRVYPTGDDATGVGLAAVGGRARLPTVDAWDLASIW; encoded by the coding sequence ATGACTGATACGGCAGTGCGTGTCGCGTCGCTCCACGACGGCGGGCGGTCCGTGGAGCAGATCGCGGCCGACGAGTGGGCCGAGAGGGCGGGATTGGACCTGACGCCCGTCGCCGTGAGCGACCTCGTCGACGGCGACCGCTCGCTGGCGGCGTTCGACACCTGCTGGTGGCACGCCGACGAGCCCCCGGAACTGGGATCGGCTGCCGACCTCGGCGGCGTCCTCCGAGCGTTCGTCCGCTCGGGCGGCGGGCTCGTCCTCTCGCTGGCGGCGCTGACCGCGGTGAGCGATCTCGGGATCGATCCCGTCGCCCCCGACGCGGTCGGGCCGGATCCAGACGGCGGCCCGACTGGCCCGCTGATCAAGGCAGCCTACGACGACCACCCCCTGTTCGAGTCACTGGCCACGCGCCGGCCGCTCACCAGAGGCGGCACCGACGCGACGCTGGCGCGCTACGATTCGATCCTCCCGGAACGTGGCGAGGTGCTGGCAAGCACTGTGAGCGGCGACCACGACGTGCCCGACCTCGTGACCGTCGTGGGCTGGTCGCTGGGTGATGGCTCCGTCGTCGGCCTCGGCGACGGCCTCGTCTTCGCGGCCGAGGGCGGCGACCACGACCAGCGCGACAGGCTCGCCCGTGCGGTCCTGACGAACGCCGCCGACAGCGCGATCCCCGAGCGGCCACGGACGGGCGACGAGATCGCCGCCCTGCGCGATCGCTTCGAGGACGACCCACACCGCCCGCAGTTTCACCTCTCGACGCCCGCCAACTGGCTCAACGACCCCAACGGCGTCGTCCAGTGGAACGGTCGCTACCACGTCTTCTACCAGTACAATCCCGGCGGCCCGTACCACGACACGATCCACTGGGGCCACGCGGTCAGCGACGATCTCCTCCACTGGGAGGACGAACCCGTGGCGCTCACCCCGTCGCCAGACGGTCCCGACCGCGACGGCTGCTGGTCGGGCTGTGCGGTCGACGACGACGGCACGGCGACGCTCGTGTACACGGGTGGGCGCGGCCGCGACCAGTTGCCCTGTCTCGCGACGACGGACGACCCCTCCCTGCGGCGCTGGGAGAAAGTGACGGACAATCCGATCATCGAAGCGCCCCCGACCGAACCGGACCTGCTCTCGACCGAGGAGTGGAACGGGGAGTTCCGCGATCACTGCGTCTGGCAGGACGGCGGAACCTGGTACCAGCTGATCGGGGCCGGACTGGCCGACGGCGGCGGCGTCGTCTTGCTGTACGAGTCCCCGGACCTCCGCGAGTGGGAGTACTGTGGCCCGATCCTCTCGGGGGACCGCGACACGCCACAGGAGACCGTCTGGGAGTGCCCGGAACTACTCGACCTCGGGGAGAAGCAGCTGTTGCACGTCTCGAACTACGAGGACGTGATCTACTTCCTCGGCCGGTTCGACGGCACGACCTTCGAGCTGGAGCGGCGCGGGACGCTGGATCACGGCGACTACTACGCCCCGCAGTCGCTGCGGGCCGACGACGGCCGCCTGCTCACCTGGGGATGGGTCCCCGAGGCGCGCGACGTGAGCGCCCAGTGGGACGCCGGCTGGTCGGGGACGATGTCGCTCCCGCGAGAGCTGTCCCTCGGCGACGACGGCCGCCTCCGACAGCGACCGGCCCGAGAACTGACGCGGCTCCGTGGCGACCGCGAGTCCCGCGAGAGCGTCACGCTCGACGACGGCGAGTCGATCCGGCTGGACACCGACGGACGCGCGTTCGAACTCGCCACCCGGCTCTCGCTGGTCGACGCCGACGCCGTCGAGGTGACGCTGCTCGGGACGGCGGCAGAGAACGAGCGCACGACGCTGCGGTACACGAGAGACGACGTGCTCGAAGTCGATCGGAGTCGCGCCAGTACCGACCCGCGCGCGACGAGCGACAGTCAGCACGTGCCCGTCACACCGTACGACGAGCCCCTGGACCTGCGCGTGTTCGTCGACGGATCGGTCGTCGAACTGTTCGCCAACGAGCGCCACTGCCTGACGAGCCGCGTCTATCCGACCGGCGACGACGCGACCGGCGTCGGCCTCGCAGCCGTCGGCGGCCGCGCCCGACTGCCGACAGTCGACGCCTGGGACCTGGCGTCGATCTGGTAG